The sequence TTTTTTACATCAAAATTTTCTGAAACAGTAGCACCAATATCAGCAAAAGTTTTACGAATTGGCAATTCTTTCCCTTTGTTTATTCCTTTATGGTAAACAATAAGTGGTACAAATTCTCTTGTGTGATCTGTTCCATGGTGTACAGGATCATTTCCATGATCGGCGGTAATGATTAGAAGGTCATCATCCTTCATTTTTTCTAGAACCTCTGGTAGTCTCTGATCGTATTCTTCTAATGCCTTTCCATAACCAATCGGATCCCTTCTATGACCATATTTCGCATCAAAATCCACTAAATTCAAGAAAGAAATTCCGCGAAACTCTTGGTCTAGAGTTTTTACCAATTGATCCATTCCATCCATATTGTCCTTTGTTCGTATGGATTGAGTAATTCCTTCTCCATCATAAATATCTGATATTTTCCCCAATGCAATTACATCAAAGTCTTGATCTTTTAATTCGTTCAAAACCGTTCGGTCAAACGGTTTTAATGCATAATCATGACGGTTTGAGGTTCTTTCAAAATTCCCTGGTTCCCCTATAAACGGGCGTGCAATCACACGTCCAACCATATATTTTTCATCTAGCGTTAGTTCTCTTGCTATTTCACAAATTCGATATTGCTCTTCAATGGGAATGATCTCTTCATGGGCAGCAATTTGAAGAACAGAGTCAGCTGATGTATAGACAATAAGGGAGCCTGTTTTCATGTGTTCTTCTCCGAGTTCATCAAGTATAGCTGTTCCTGATGCGGGTTTATTTCCAATAATCTTTCTCCCTGTTTTTGATTCTAGTTCTTCTATTAATTCAGGTGGAAATCCATCTGGAAAAGTACGGAAGGGTGTTTCAATATGAAGGCCCATGATTTCCCAATGACCTGTCATTGTGTCTTTTCCGTTAGAAGCTTCTTGCATGACTGTATAGTGAGCCTTTGCCTCTCCATCTTTAAAAACACCTTTAATCTCACGGATATGGCTTAGACCTAGTCGACCCATATTTGGCATATGAAGACCACCCATTTCCTCAGCTATATGGCCTAATGTATCTGCCCCCTTATCATTAAATTTCTCTGCATCAGGCGCCTCTCCAATACCAACTGAATCCATTACAATTAGAAAAATACGTTTAAATGGTTTCATTTATTTCCCTCCTACTCTTTTTCTTTTTCCCGTAATCACGTGAAACTATGCCACTATCCTATCATTGAAGTAGGATGTCAGACGACTTAAAACATCAAAAAAATCGGCCATTTATCAAATAGTCAAATTGGCCTCTTTATGCCCTCGGATGGAAGGACTGATAAACATCCTTTAATCTAGCTTTTGTAACGTGTGTATATATTTGCGTGGTAGAAATATCTGCATGTCCAAGCATTTCCTGAACAGCCCTTAGATCAGCCCCATTTTCAAGTAGATGTGTAGCAAAGGAATGACGCAAGGTATGGGGTGTGATTTCTTTTTTAATGTTTTTTTCTTTGCTAAGCTCTTTAATAATTTTCCAAAACCCTTGTCTAGTAATTGGGCGTCCTAAATGATTTAAAAACACTTTATCTGTCCGCTGTTTTTTCAGCAGATAGGGACGAGCTAATTGCAAGTATAGATCCATCGCTTCTTTAGCCATACTGCCAACAGGAATAATTCTCTCCTTTGAGCCTTTTCCCATACATCGAACAAACCCCATTTCAAGATGCAAATCATCAAAGGTAAGTTCAACAAGCTCCGTAACTCGTAATCCAGTAGCATACATTAACTCTAGCATGGCTTTGTTTCGAATGGATAAAGGAGATTGTGTATCAATGTCTAGCAATGCTTCTACATCTTTAAATGACAGTACTTTAGGAAGTTTTCTAGCCTTTTTAGGTGTTTCCAAATGGTGACTTGGATCCTGTGAAACTCTTCCCTCTCTGAGTAAAAATTGGTGGAACGTACGAATTGCAGACAAATTCCTAGCGATAGTCGTTGCTGCTTTTCCTTGTTGATGTAAGTGTTGCAAATAATTCACAATATGATAGCGATTAATCTCCTGAACATCTGTTACTTCTAAAAAGTTTAAATATGTACGGAGATCCCTTTTATACGACTGCAGTGTATT is a genomic window of Bacillaceae bacterium S4-13-56 containing:
- the deoB gene encoding phosphopentomutase encodes the protein MKPFKRIFLIVMDSVGIGEAPDAEKFNDKGADTLGHIAEEMGGLHMPNMGRLGLSHIREIKGVFKDGEAKAHYTVMQEASNGKDTMTGHWEIMGLHIETPFRTFPDGFPPELIEELESKTGRKIIGNKPASGTAILDELGEEHMKTGSLIVYTSADSVLQIAAHEEIIPIEEQYRICEIARELTLDEKYMVGRVIARPFIGEPGNFERTSNRHDYALKPFDRTVLNELKDQDFDVIALGKISDIYDGEGITQSIRTKDNMDGMDQLVKTLDQEFRGISFLNLVDFDAKYGHRRDPIGYGKALEEYDQRLPEVLEKMKDDDLLIITADHGNDPVHHGTDHTREFVPLIVYHKGINKGKELPIRKTFADIGATVSENFDVKNPKHGASFLSEI
- the xerD gene encoding site-specific tyrosine recombinase XerD, with protein sequence MEDALQDFLHYLQIERGVSENTLQSYKRDLRTYLNFLEVTDVQEINRYHIVNYLQHLHQQGKAATTIARNLSAIRTFHQFLLREGRVSQDPSHHLETPKKARKLPKVLSFKDVEALLDIDTQSPLSIRNKAMLELMYATGLRVTELVELTFDDLHLEMGFVRCMGKGSKERIIPVGSMAKEAMDLYLQLARPYLLKKQRTDKVFLNHLGRPITRQGFWKIIKELSKEKNIKKEITPHTLRHSFATHLLENGADLRAVQEMLGHADISTTQIYTHVTKARLKDVYQSFHPRA